The DNA region CCTCGCCCAGAAATTCAAACAAGGGCGGCAGGTAGCGTGCCGGCTCGCTGGAATAGTCTTCGTAGTGAATGCGAAAACATTGTTCCGGATGTGCTGCCTCGAAGGCCAGCATTTTCTCGCACTGCTCGGCCCAGTAGCAGGCATTGGTCAAGCGGGCGGAAGCGGGAAAACGCTCGGCGAAACGGCGGGCGGGGCCGCGCTCGACGTCATTGCCGTGCATGGTGGCCATGGAATTGGCCACGTCCAAACCGTGACGGTAGAGCATGATGTAACGGCACTCCGCACCAAAGATGTCGTGCAGAGCGGGCAGAATATCCACATAAGAGGGTGTTTTGTCGAACCAGCGCCGCTTGCCCTTGGCCCGCGCGTAGTCGTCGAAAATGTCCCCGGCAAAAGCCTTAAGGCGCTGGCGCAGGCCGTCGTCGTCCACCCCCACCCCCAGCAGGCCCTTGCGGTACCATTCGTCCCCCCACAGGGCGGCCACGCCGTTCAGAAAATTACTCTCCGGCGGCACGGCGATATGGGGATGACTGTCCAGCACATAGCGCAACAAGGTGGTGCCGGAACGGTAGACCCCGATGATAAAACCGGGTTTGAGCGGCTTGCGGCGGGCACTGTCGATGGTTTTGACAAGCACGCGCTCCCGCACCGGCGCAGCGCCGGCGGCACGCCTTAATTTGTCCAGTATCCGGCCGGGTAGATTCATGCTCACTGACATCCTGTTAAATGGTGTAAACTGCCGCCGCAAGCTCCACGGCGGCGCAAAATGATAACAATCCCGGCGTGACGCAACCACCGCCGCGGCGCTGCGGGCATGCTATTCGCATGCCGGCCTGCCGAGATAGTCCCCAACACCTCTTATGTCGCCCAGCACGCCAAAAACCATTGCTTATATCGCCACCAGCGCCGGCGACTGGGGCGGCACCAGCCGCTATTTGTTCGTCATGCTGCGCCAGCTCAACCGCGAGCGCTTCGCGCCCTTGGTGCTGTTTCCCG from Gammaproteobacteria bacterium includes:
- a CDS encoding sulfotransferase, giving the protein MSVSMNLPGRILDKLRRAAGAAPVRERVLVKTIDSARRKPLKPGFIIGVYRSGTTLLRYVLDSHPHIAVPPESNFLNGVAALWGDEWYRKGLLGVGVDDDGLRQRLKAFAGDIFDDYARAKGKRRWFDKTPSYVDILPALHDIFGAECRYIMLYRHGLDVANSMATMHGNDVERGPARRFAERFPASARLTNACYWAEQCEKMLAFEAAHPEQCFRIHYEDYSSEPARYLPPLFEFLGEAWDPTVLEFYARQHDHGLQDFKAAESTGFVPNTGSYRGWPQGEIDQAGEAVGVVLAKLGYTV